Within Porites lutea chromosome 2, jaPorLute2.1, whole genome shotgun sequence, the genomic segment TATCCGCTGCTTCCGACCACAGCTCAACAGGGAGCttgagcaacgacgacggcgacggcgacggcgacggcaacgagaacggtaatAAAAGCAATTGGTTTAGGACCTCTTCACATGAGCCTGATTGACTGGGCTGACCTGGTTTGCGGGAACAATTTCGCCTTAGGTTCATATGGGAATTTTCAGCCCGGATTCCGAAGGCTGATAATCCTGTGGATGAGTTCTGGAgcgaaatttgaaaaataaagcaaacatggcgaaaaacaaaaattatttgcaaAAGACAAAAACTTTTGCGTCTATCATAGCTTTGGTAACTCTCAAAGTTGTATCACTGCAGTTACATGGGATGCTTGTGATGTGAGAAATACAGCGGGCATAAATTGCAAAACAATGCCATCTGGACGCCACACTTTGTCCCGctttcatcccggtaaccgggctGAAGTGCTCATAGAACAAACGTTTCAGCCCACTTACCGAGATCGCGGTTGGAAAAACAGGGGGcctcgggaaccgagccagcccaCCCTCTCGTATCAACACATGgaaaattttacagagaattTAGAGGCAAGCAAGGCGAGATCACGGAAACCCGGGTCATATGAAGAGacccttaaggtgatgttacacgagattattcgcaacgacgatgtttagcgcaacacagcgttgcaacattgttgcgacattgtttcgaatggttacatcattgttccagcattgcaacactgttgcactaaaaatcgtcgttgcgaatcgtcccgtgtaacatctcCTTTAgaatggcaaaacaacaactttgcaagagtcattgcacgactaccacgtgaaacttcctaatttcacctTTTATAGAGGACgcgaacacaagacaacaactttgtttttctttttccgaactttgatgcagtcctttagCATTCAACTCCAAAcacatttgccaacatttgacgaagtaaacgaGATGGGATAAGCGAAATCAAGTTtgaagtagcctgcgtggccggcgttgaaaggggaaggggaagggggaatttgggcacGCGCGAGGGGGAAAGGAGAGGAACGCCTGCAAGGACGCTATTGTTTTGTCCGTTTTTTACGCTCAGATTTTGAGCGTAAAAATATTGATTGGTCAGAATTAATGAAATGTCAATCTTCGACTTAATGCCTtgttccgattggttgaaataaATATCACGCAATTTGAGTAACTTGATCGACCTCCTCGCAAGTTTCGCCCACACATTCTCGAATATGGCGATAGAAGCGGGGAGAGACTTTGAGTTTGTTTTGCGAGAATTGTTGTGTGAATTAGAAAAGAAAGGCCTCAACGTTAGCTTGAAAGAGGAGCAGAAGACAGCTGTGAAACAGCTTTTTGAAGAAAGAGACGTAGTGGCGGTTTTACCGACTGGTTTTGGTAAACTCCTCATCTTCCAGTTGCTTGTGTTACTGGCCCGAAGAGCAAAAAATCAGGCTGCTTGTGTGCTGGTTATATGCCCACGTACCAGCATAATCAGTGATCAAATTCAGGAAGTTGAAGCTATGGGCTTATGTGCCTGTATCTTAAGTGAGAAACAAAGTGATTTGACGGACATTGAACAAGGGAAGTTCGCCATTGTTTATTCTTCTGCAGAGATTGCGATCGACAAGAGATTTCTTGAATCGCTCAAGAAAGATTCTCCATTTTCAAGGTTTATAGCAGCGTGTGTAATCGATGAATCGCACACAATAGAAACCTGGACAGGTTTAAGGTATGTATTTTGGGACTTTTACTTTTTGTGACTGTTTCCTTCTTACCAAAGGTGCATGCAAAGAAGGTAATAATGCGTCTGAAATTGGTAGGTTCGTGTAAGTTTTCCATTTAATCCATCGTCTTTTGATGGTACTCATTCTTgcgttgttttttgtttcatcaCAGGAAAACCAAGGGAAAGAACTCGCAAAATTCTGTTGTAGTTCGAGGTGCCTATGGGGAACTCGCTCTCCTTCGGTCATTCTTTCACAAAGGTACATTTAAACAAAAGGCAATCTTCACATTATTCATAtcctttaaaattaaactatAACTCCAGAACTGACagattaaaaaaaggaaaaatgttctAGTTGTCATTTTTAGTATCAACTTGTACCAGTTATATCAGTACCATACTTTGTTTGTAATTCAGTATTTTagaattgcccataatacactgtTTGCCattcaaatttttcaaagtgAGATTGTGCTATGGGCAATTAGAAATTTATTAAATTCTCAGCAAAGATAAAAGTGCAT encodes:
- the LOC140928127 gene encoding ATP-dependent DNA helicase RecQ-like, with translation MAIEAGRDFEFVLRELLCELEKKGLNVSLKEEQKTAVKQLFEERDVVAVLPTGFGKLLIFQLLVLLARRAKNQAACVLVICPRTSIISDQIQEVEAMGLCACILSEKQSDLTDIEQGKFAIVYSSAEIAIDKRFLESLKKDSPFSRFIAACVIDESHTIETWTGLRKTKGKNSQNSVVVRGAYGELALLRSFFHKGTPFAALTGTADVATCSVIVSKLSLKKPLTIQVSPNSENLRFAVINEKKDVIFSKLDWLVYHIREKGERADKTVIFCNTMNDIASVVNCLMMKLGKDAYSPKESRRQPDCLLGIFHSSCWP